The following nucleotide sequence is from uncultured Fretibacterium sp..
AGGACGACCAGGTGCTGGACGGCATCAAGCTGGACGAGCCCGCCAAGCGCTTCATTCTGCACTACAACTTCCCGCCCTATTCCGTCGGCGAGGTGCGCCCCATGCGCGGCCCCGGCCGGCGCGAGATCGGTCACGGAGCCCTGGCGGAGCGCGCGCTGCGGCCCGTCATCCCCACGGAGGACGAGTTCCCCTACGTGGTCCGCGTCGTCTCCGACATCCTGGAGTCCAACGGTTCGAGCTCGCAGGCCAGCATCTGCGGCGGCAGCCTTTCGATGATGCACGCGGGCGTTCCCCTGCGGCGTCACGTCGCGGGCATCGCCATGGGGCTGATCAAGGAGGGCGACAAGGTCCGCGTGCTGACGGATATCCAGGGGCTCGAGGACCATTACGGCGACATGGACTTCAAGGTCGCCGGCACGCGCCTGGGCGTGACGGCCCTCCAGATGGACAACAAGGCGGGCGGCATCACCCGTGAGATCCTCCAGAACGCGCTGTCCCAGGCGAAGAAGGCCCGTATGCAGATCCTCGACAGGATGGAGGCCGAGATTTCCGTCCCGGACTCCCTGTCGCCGAACGCGCCGCGCATCCTCAAGATGGGCATCGACCCCGAGAAAATCCGGGACGTCATCGGCCCCGGCGGCAAGACGATCCGCGGCATCACGCAGAAAACCGGCGTCAAGATGAACGTGGAGGATACGGGCGAGGTGAGTATCGCCGGGCCGACGCAGGAGCAGGTGGACGAGGCCCGGGACATGGTTCTGGCCCTGACGAAGGACCTGGAGGCCGGGGAGGTCTACTGGGGTACCGTCACGCGCCTGATGGCCTTCGGCGCCTTCGTGGAGTGTCTGCCCGGCAAGGAGGGGCTGCTGCACCTCAGCGAGATGAGCACGCACCGCGTGCCCAGGGTCGAGGACGTGTTCAAGTCCGGCGACCGCGTGCTCGTCATGGTCAAGGAAATAGACGACATGGGCCGCGTCAACCTTACCCGGAGGCGCCTCCTGGCCAACGAGGACAAGGTGCGCGAGGTCGGACTCGCCGCCGCGCTGCCCGACGAGCACGAGCGCGACAACCTGATTGCGAGCATCGCCGAGAAGGCTCCGCCCGCACCGCCCCGGGGCGACCGCCCCGGATTCGGCGATCGCGGGGATCGCGACAGGGGCGGGCGGGAGCGCCGCTTCGGCGGGGACCGTCCCCGGAGGGACCGCTAGGGCTTCGTGCCCGGTAGGATTGTGCTCAATAAAATGGCGCCTGATAAGATGGTCAGGGTGCTGATCGCACGCTCCGGACGGGCGAAGGACTTTCCCTTGCCCGAATACGCCACCCCGGCCTCGGCCGGGGTGGATTTGCGGGCGTCGGATGGCTGCGTGATTCCCCCGGGCGGCCGGGCCCTGGTCCCGACGGGCCTGCGCATTGCCCTCCCGGAGGGGTACGAGGCACAGGTTCGCCCCCGGAGCGGCCTGGCCCTGAAGCACGGCGTCACGCTTCCCAACAGCCCGGGTACGATCGACGCGGACTACCGCGGAGAGATCGGGGTGATCCTGATGAACCTCGGCCAGGAGCCCTTTATCGTCGAGCCGGGAGACCGCATCGCCCAGATGGTCGTCGCGCCCGTCGCGCGGGTGGCGTGGAGCGAGGCGGAGGCGCTCGACGCCACGGAACGGGGGGAGGGGGGCTTCGGCAGCACCGGAAGGTGAGGACGCTTTTTCGGGGAAAAGGGCAAAAAAGGCTTGAGAAGTTGGCGGGCCCCGTGCGGAGCGTCCGCGCTTCAGGTCGGAGAAGGATCTGGCAGAAGGGTTTGGTGGAAGAGTCCGATAAGTGGAAGAGTCTGGTAAAAGGAGTGTCGCTGCGGCATGGATATCGTTGATAAGGCATTGCGAAACTGGAAGCTGCACCTGTTGGTCCTCGTCTTCACGGTTTTGGCCGAGACGGTCGGGGTCCGGACCTTCAAGCTCGGTCCGGGGATGCTGGTCCTGATCCCCCTGCTCTATTCCTTCGTGCTGGGAGCCCTCTGCGGGCTGCCCGCCCTGAGAGTGCTGAAGCGGAGCGACATGTTTGAGGCGTCTTCCCTCGTGGGGGTCTCGTTCTTTCTGCTGATGGCGCGTTACGGGACCCTGGTGGGGCCCAACTTCTGGAAGGTCGTCCAGTCCGGGCCGGCCCTGGTGCTCCAGGAGTTCGGCAACATCGGGACCGTGTTCTTCGGCGTCCCCATCGCCGTGCTGCTGGGCCTGCGCCGTGAGGCTGTGGGGGCGGCGTTCTCCAACGCGCGGGAGCCCAACATCGCCATCATCGGCGAGAAGTACGGGCTCGACACACCCGAGGGGCGCGGCGTCATGGGCGTCTACGTCACGGGGACGGTCTTCGGAGCCCTCTTCTGCAGCTTCCTCTCCTCCTTCGTCGCATCGACGATGCCCTTCTTCAGCCCCCAGGCCCTGGCTATGGCTACGGGGACGGGCAGCGCCAGCATGATGACCGCCGCGGTCACCCCCCTGGTGACGATGTACCCGCAACTCAAGGACGAGCTGCTGGCCCTGGCCTCGGCCAGCAACATGTTCTCGGGGCTCGACGGGGTCTATATGTGCGTGTTCCTGAGCCTTCCGATCGCCAACTGGCTCGTTCGGCTCATGGGGGTCGGGGAGGCCCCGAGCGTGCCCGTCGGCACGGATTCCGGGGAGGGGGAGGACTAGCATGAGATACCGTCAGATGGCGATTTTCCTGCTGATCTGCGCCGCTCAGGTGCTGATCGGCAACTGGGTTGGGGCGAAGGGGTTCGCCGTCTTCGGCGCGCAGGGCGCGGCCACGGCGGCCAAGCTCCTCACGGACTCCATTCCCGGCATCCTCGTGCTGCTCGGCGTCGTCGCGGGCGGCGTCCTCATCGCCCACGTCATCCCCTGGAAGGGGCTGCCCTCCGTGGCCTACATCGTCACGCTGGGCTGCATCGTGACGATCCCCGGCTTTCCCGGAGCGGAGCAACTCACCGCGTGGGCCTCGAAGGTCAGCTTCATCGGGCTCTGCACCCCGATCCTTGCCTATGCGGGCCTCGCCGTCGGCAAGGATATCGGCGTGCTCAAGACACAGGGCTGGAGGATCGTCCTGGTTGGACTTTTCGTCTTCGTCGGGACCTTCATGGGATCGGCGGCGATTGCGGAGCTGGTGTTGCGCGGCCTGAAGTGACGTCCTGAGGGAGGGCGACGTCCCGCCCATTCTCAAAATTCCTTCCGAGTGCAGACGACCGTCTTCCGCGAGGCGTTAACCTCGCGGAAGACGGTCGTCTGCCGACGCCGATACAGGGACTTCGGCGTCCCATCGAGCCTCAGCATCGCCGCAAGCTGGACGGTCATATTAAACTCTCAAACTCACAAAAAATATCCTTTCGGAAAGAACGCGCGCTACGGGGAGATCGCGAGGGACCTTGGAATCGCCCGCAGTACGGCAAAATACCATATCCTCAGGCTCTACCGCGCCCTGGGAGCTTCAAGCGCCGCCGAGGCCCTTGCTCGCTCAAGGTGCCGGGCCCCACGACCCCGGCGCCAACGCCCCCAGCTGGAGCGCGGAGCGTCCCCCGAACCTACCTCAGTCGAGCTTCCGAAGGTCCAGGACGTCGCCGGTCCAGCCCTGCTCCCCCTCGCCCGCCTCGCCCCTGTGGAACTCCGCGCTCTCGACGACCTGGTCGCGCAGGGTGAAGGCCAGG
It contains:
- a CDS encoding polyribonucleotide nucleotidyltransferase; the encoded protein is DDQVLDGIKLDEPAKRFILHYNFPPYSVGEVRPMRGPGRREIGHGALAERALRPVIPTEDEFPYVVRVVSDILESNGSSSQASICGGSLSMMHAGVPLRRHVAGIAMGLIKEGDKVRVLTDIQGLEDHYGDMDFKVAGTRLGVTALQMDNKAGGITREILQNALSQAKKARMQILDRMEAEISVPDSLSPNAPRILKMGIDPEKIRDVIGPGGKTIRGITQKTGVKMNVEDTGEVSIAGPTQEQVDEARDMVLALTKDLEAGEVYWGTVTRLMAFGAFVECLPGKEGLLHLSEMSTHRVPRVEDVFKSGDRVLVMVKEIDDMGRVNLTRRRLLANEDKVREVGLAAALPDEHERDNLIASIAEKAPPAPPRGDRPGFGDRGDRDRGGRERRFGGDRPRRDR
- the dut gene encoding dUTP diphosphatase, whose protein sequence is MAPDKMVRVLIARSGRAKDFPLPEYATPASAGVDLRASDGCVIPPGGRALVPTGLRIALPEGYEAQVRPRSGLALKHGVTLPNSPGTIDADYRGEIGVILMNLGQEPFIVEPGDRIAQMVVAPVARVAWSEAEALDATERGEGGFGSTGR
- a CDS encoding DUF3100 domain-containing protein, yielding MDIVDKALRNWKLHLLVLVFTVLAETVGVRTFKLGPGMLVLIPLLYSFVLGALCGLPALRVLKRSDMFEASSLVGVSFFLLMARYGTLVGPNFWKVVQSGPALVLQEFGNIGTVFFGVPIAVLLGLRREAVGAAFSNAREPNIAIIGEKYGLDTPEGRGVMGVYVTGTVFGALFCSFLSSFVASTMPFFSPQALAMATGTGSASMMTAAVTPLVTMYPQLKDELLALASASNMFSGLDGVYMCVFLSLPIANWLVRLMGVGEAPSVPVGTDSGEGED
- a CDS encoding DUF340 domain-containing protein; protein product: MRYRQMAIFLLICAAQVLIGNWVGAKGFAVFGAQGAATAAKLLTDSIPGILVLLGVVAGGVLIAHVIPWKGLPSVAYIVTLGCIVTIPGFPGAEQLTAWASKVSFIGLCTPILAYAGLAVGKDIGVLKTQGWRIVLVGLFVFVGTFMGSAAIAELVLRGLK